Genomic window (Streptococcus porcinus):
TAGAGCCAAATTAGTAGATAGTAACGTTTTTTCATCGTCTGTTCACCTCAACATTTCCTGCAATGGTGTTGACAATAATTTTAACTTTTTTAAGACTATCTGCACTTTTATCGCAGCCCAACTTAATGGATTCATTACGCAAATCATATTCATGTGTCTTTAAAAAAGAAATAGTTGCATAAATGGAAGATACTTCTAGTGTCACTGCAACATCTATTGGAACTAAAATTTTTGTATTACCAAAGACTTTTCGAATCATAACCATATTATCTTGACCAGTTACAATAACGTTAGTTAAATCAATTGTGTCATTACCACTAACACGTATAATGTTGACATCATCAAAGGCATAAAAGTCACTCTCGTAAGTCGCCGAACCAATCCATTGATGTTTGGTTTGTTTGACATCAATGCCCTCTTCACTAAAACGGATTAAGGCATATCGGTTTTTCTTTTTGACTTGTGAAAAATGGTTAATAAAAACATAAATAATCCCAAATAAAACCGCAAGAATAATGTAGGGATTTAACATAAAAATCAAGAAAAGTAATAATAGGCTCACTGTTAACAGAAAATTATTTCGACTATCTTGATTATAAAATCGTAATGCTAATAAAATAATAACTAAGATAAAAATAAAGCTAGTTACATTATTTGCCAAAATGGTCATAATTCCCATGGCTAAAAGCATACACTCAACTAATAAAAAGAATTGAAATTTTTTCATTGAACTCCTTCCACTTCTTTGTCATTTTATCAAAAAAACAGAAGAATTTCATTTTTTGTCGTATACTTAAACAAAAAGCACCAAACAATATAGTATCTGGTGCTTTTTTCTATCTATTGACCTGTATTCGAACTAGTTGTAGATGTACTGGTGCTAGTTGAGGTGCTGGTTGAGCTGGATCCAGAACTCGACTCAGAGGATGAATTGGTGCTGGAAGAACCTGAACTAGTAGTGCTAGATTCAGAGCTAGCCTCTGTACTTGATGAACTTGAGCTACTTGATTGTGGAACATGCTGGCTATCACTATTAATATAAAGACTGATTTCTCCTGTATCTGTCAGCGAAACCTGTCCACCAAGTAGGGGATTTTGATAAGCAATTAGTGTATCAGCGCTTGGTTCAACCGGTGTCGTAGTCCCATCAGGGTTCATCTGATAAACCTTAACACGATTTAAATCAATCCCTTTCTCTTCCAGTAAGAGTTTAGCATTCTTATAAGTCATTCCAATGAGTTGTGGCATCCCAATTATTTCTGTAGTTGCAACTGTTAAAGTAAACTTCGTTTTTCCGTTGGGGTTAAAATATCCCTTATTTGGTGATTGGTTTAAAACAATGTCTTGCTTACTATAATCATCTTTGATAACACGTTTAATCTTTATTTGTTTACGTTTTAAACCGTAAGTAGTCATTAAGTCTTCCATAGCCTTTTGATAATCATCACCTACATAATCCTTAACTTTAAAGCCACTACTTCCTTTAGAGACTATAATGTCTACCTTAGAACCCTCACGTTTTGTTGTTCCTGCAATCGGATTCGTTTCAATAACATTTCCTTCTGCAACTTCATCGCTTGGTACTTGTTCAATATTCCCAACTTTAAAACCCAGCGTTTGTAAATCTGCTTTTGCAGCCTGTAAATCTCTACCACTTAAGTTAGGAACCTTAACATTAGCAGGTTTTGTTAAAATTAAGAAGGTAAAGATGGCTACACCAACCACAAATAGAGCAAATAAAATTTTGAAAAGAGTTCCTAAGAAACGTCCTCGCTTTTTCTCTTTTTTAGGCTTTTTAAGCTGTTCTGAAGCCTGCGCTGCTTTAGCGGGAGCGGTAGTTACCTTAGGACTTGATTTAGGACTGGTATTAAGCGTAGGAGTCACTTTCGGCAAAGGTTTTGTATTCTCACCGTCATCAAAAATCAACTTCTTTTCACGACTACGGTTATAGCTCAAGGTTGTCATTAAATCTCTGCTCATTTCAAAAGTCGTTGCATAACGGTCACTTAACTTTTTAGCAGTTGCTTTAATAACAACATTTTCTAAAGCTTGGGGCACACTAGGATTCTCATCTACAATTGAAGGAAGCGGTTTTTGAAAATGTTGCAGAGCAATCGTTACCGCACTATCTCCATCATAGGGAATATGACCAGTTAACATTTCATATAGCATGATTCCCATTGCATAGATATCACTTTGAATGGTTGCTTTTGAGCCACGTGCCTGTTCAGGTGATAAATAATGAACACTCCCTAACATGGAATTAGTCTGTGTTAAGCTGGTTTCCGCAAAAGCAACAGCAATACCAAAGTCTGTGACTTTGACAACACCTTCTTTAGTTAAAAGAATGTTCTGTGGTTTTAAATCTCTATGAACGATACCTTTTTGATGGGCTAAAGTCATTGCCGACAAGACTTCTTCCATAATCCGAACCACTTGATTGTTAGTCAAAGGTGCGTTATCTTGAATGAACTTCTTAAGGTCAGCGCCATCAACATATTCCATTACTAAAAATTGCTGCCCGTCTTCTTCGCCTATATCTCTAATAGCTACGATATTAGAATGATTCAGCTCAGCCATTGCTCTTGCTTCCCTTTGGAAACGTGCAACAGCAACTTGATCCGTTTGATAATTCGTCCGCAATACCTTTATTGCTACATCTTCATTATCTAAGATTAAGTCATTAGCTAAATAAACATCTGCCATGCCTCCACGGCCAATAGATTTTAATATGCGATATCGACCAGCAAATAATTTGCCAATCTGTATCATTCCTCATCCTCACTTTCGTTGTGAACCAAGGCGATTGTGATATTGTCTAAACCTCCACGAAGGTTTGCTAAGGCGACAAGTTCTTGATTTTTTGCTTCGAGACTGATATCTTTAGAAATTATCTCTACAATTTCAGCATTGCTAACCATATTCGTTAGACCATCTGAATTGATAACGAGATAGTCACCCTTCTCTAACACTTTAACTCCTAGATCTGTCTCAACTGGTGAAGCTTGACCAATAGATTGGGTAATAATGTTCTTCTGAGGATGTCCAGTTGCTTCTTCTTCAGTAATTTGACCGGCTTTAACCAATTCATTGACTAATGAATGATCGCTGGTTAATAAGTGATATTCCCCATTTGTCACCAAACCAATCCGCGAATCTCCAACATGAGCAAAGATAGCAGTATTCTCTACAAGAACAACTGCTTCTACAGTCGTCCCCATACCTTTGTAATCTTCATTTTGTCCCATGTCATAGATGCGCTTGTTTTCAGATTCAATAGTTGTTAACAACCAATCCCTAATCTGACTTAGTTCCGTCAACTCAGTTTGAACCCACTCTTTTCCAAGATCTGTTACAGTCATTTCACTTGCAATATTTCCAGCTCTATGACCACCCATACCATCAGCTAAAACAACAAGGGTAATACCCTTTTTATTATCAAATTTATTGATGAAATCTTGATTATTTGAGCGTTTTTGCCCAATATCTGTTATTAATGAAATCTTCATATATGTCTCTTCTGACTAAGTCAGTCTCCTCCTAAATACTACAAGATTCTGCGGACTTGGCTGATAAAGAAACCGTCCGTTTGATACTGCTCAGGAGTGACAAGGATACACCCATCTTTCACAATATCAGCTTGCGTATGCTTCAGTTTTACTTGTTCAAAATTAGAATGACTTTCAAGAAATTTTTCAATAACTTGAAAATTTTCCTCATCAAAAATAGTGCAAGTGCTATAGGTTATTATACCACCTTTTCGTACCGTTTGACAAACACTAGACAGTATCTCCAACTGCAGACTCTGTAAAGCTGTCAAATCCTGACTATCTTTATTATACTTTATATCCGGTTTACGTCTGATTAAGCCAATACCCGAGCAAGGAGCATCCACTAGGATCTTATCAAATGAATCCCTTTCAAATACTTCGTGAACCTTACAAGCATCTAGGACTCTCGTTTCAATTTTGTCCGCAACTCCTAAACGCTCCGCATTTTCTCTCACCAAGAGAAGCTTGTGCTCATGAATATCTAAGGCCGTAATTTTACCAGTTGTTAAATAAGAGGCCATGTGACAAGTTTTTCCACCAGGCGCACTGCAAGCATCAAGAATATTCTCATTGCCTTTAATTGCTAGAGTTGGTGCTACTAATTGACTAGTTTCATCTTGAATAGTAATTGCTCCTTCTTGAAAGTAAGCATTACTAGCAAAATGGCCAGTTGCTTTAGTTAAAGCTGTTGGCGCTAAGGGTGATGGCTGAGCTTCTAGGTTATCTCTAATTTCATCAAAGCGTTGTGGATTAATCACACGGATACTGGCTTTGCTATGAAGCGAGAGACTTTCCATAATAGCAATTGCCCTATCGTCACCAAATTGTTCAAATAACTTTTTCACTAACCATGTCGGTACAGAGTAGGCAATTGAATAGCGCTTGTTTTTACGTTTAATACTATCTAATGAAGGAAGACTCCCTGTAGATACCTGTCGTAAAATAGCGTTAATGTATTTTTCTGCTCCTCGTTTGTTTCCTCGATTCTTAGCAATATCTACAGCGTCATTGACAATTGCATGACTGGGTACTTTTTCTAAATAAAGTATTTGATAAAGACTAAGCAAGAGTAAATAGTATACCCACTTATCTAATTTTTCTCGATCTACTACATAATGTGATAAGTACCATTCAAGCGTGATTTTTTTGGCGATAGTACCATACACAATTTCTGTGATTAAACCTTTATCCTTATCTCGAATAGATTGATTAGAGAGCTGATTATTGAGCGCTATGTTTGAATAAGCACCATTATCAAAAATATCTTCAATTGCTAGCAGAGCTTTTCCTCGTGCCTTTGTTTTCCAATTATTAGCCAAAGTAATCACCCACTTTTAAGTCTCTACCAACACCATTTAAAAAGTCGGCAATTGCCATTTTAGGTTTACCTGCTGGTTGCACTATGTGCAAGGAAAGGGCTCCATCTCCAGTAGCAATAACCAATTTTTTTTTGGTTTTTTCAATAATTTGACCTGGATGTCCCTGTCCTTCTACAACTGATACATCATAAATTTTAAAACGCTGACCCTTAAGTATGGTGTGTGCCACAGGCCACGGATTCATACCACGTACTTGATTAAAGATTTGCCGAGCTGGTTGGCTAAAATCAAGTTTTTCCTGCTCAGCAGTGATATTTGGTGAGAATGTTGCTTGACTGTGGTCCTGCGGAATAGGTTTTAGATTCCCTGAAAGATATTGTGGTAAAGTTTTCAAAAGAAGATCCCGACCAATAACAGCTAGTTTTTCAAAAAGTGTTCCAACATTATCAGTATCTAAAATTGGAGTGCTCGCCTTTGCAACCATATCTCCTGCATCCATCTCTTTAACCATCTCCATAATAGTTACACCTGCTTCTTTTTCACCATTCATAATAGCATAGTGAATCGGTGCACCTCCACGGTATTTGGGTAAGAGGGATGCATGAACATTCAAAGCAAAATCAACTGCATTTAAGAGCTTATTAGGTAAAAATTGTCCAAATGCCGCAGTAATGATCCCATCTGCACACAAAGCTATCATTTCTTCTAGCTCTTGTGAACCAGATAATTTTTCGGGCTGAATAAGCGGTAAGTCATATTTTAAAGCAAGCTCTTTAACAGGTGTCATTCTGATTTCTTTTTTACGTCCTACCGCACGGTCAGGTTGAGTTACAACAGCTAATATCTCACAAGAACCTTCTGAAATAATACCCTCCAATACAGTTGCTGAAAATTGGGGAGTCCCCATAAATATTATTTTTGTCATTCTTTTCCTCACTTTATCTTTCCCATCATTATATCATAATTGACAAGACACTTCTCAATACTGGTCTACATAAAGTTTTGCGGTTCATGATCAATAACGACTTTTAATTCGCGCTGTTCTTTGTCTTGTGTCCAGTCTAAAATATGGTTTAAAGTGTCTTCTAATTTTTCTTCGAAGCGATATTTGAGGATAATCTGATAGTGAAAGAGATTGTGCGTTCTAGCAATAGGCTTAGGTGTCGGCCCTAAAATTTTTACATTAGACGTCAACCCTTCTCTTAACATCGTCATAACTTGATAAGCTTTCTTAATCACCTCTTGTTCATCTTGATGCGACATGACAAGACCAACTGTAAAATAATAAGGTGGGTAGGCCATTTTTTGTCTCATTTTCATCTCATAAGCATAAAAGCCCTCGTAATCTTGTAATTTAGCTAATTGAATAGCATAGTGCCTAGGGTTATAAGTTTGAATGAGAACTTCCCCTGCCTTTTCAGCACGACCAGCACGACCAGATACTTGTGTCAACAATTGAAATGTTCTTTCTGAGGAGCGAAAATCCGGTAAATTAAGAGAAGTATCTGCGTTTAGCACACCAACTAGGGTCACATTTGGAAAATCAAGACCCTTAGCAATCATCTGAGTTCCCAATAAGATATCCGCTTCTTGCCGACCAAAAGCTGAAAGGAGTTTTTCGTGACTTCCTTTTTTACGAGTAGTATCAACATCCATTCTTAATATTCGTGCTTCTGGTAAGACTTGTAATAACTCATCGTAAGCTTTTTGTGTCCCCGTTCCGTAGTAACGAATACTTGAACTCTGACAATTTGGACAAGTCTTAGGAATTGCTTTTTGAAAACCACAATAGTGGCAGTTCATAGACTTGGTATCCATGTGTAAAGTCAGGGAAATATCGCAATTTGGACAAGTATCTACATAACCACAGTCACGGCACATGATAAAACTGGAATAGCCACGACGATTTAACATGAGGACAACCTGTTCTTTTTTCGTCAAACGATCTTTAATTTTATCAATCAAATAGGGAGTGAAATTACTTACTTCTTGCTTGCCAATATAATCTCGGAAATCAACAATTTCCACTTGAGGGATTTGTGCATGGGGATTTGCCCTTTGAGTCAGTTCTATGAAGTGATAGACACCCTTGCTCGCACGAGCTCGGCTCTCAATACTAGGTGTGGCAGAGCCCAATACTAACACAGCGTGATGCTTTTGTGCGCGTAACAAAGCAACATCGCGAGCGTGATAGCGCGGGTTAGACTCCTGTTTATAAGAAGATTCATGTTCTTCATCAATAATAATAGCACCGATATTTTCTAGGGGAGCAAAAATAGCAGACCTTGCTCCTACGACAACTTTAGCCTGTCCATTTTTAATTTTTTGCCACTCGTCAAACTTTTCACCATCAGATAAACCCGAATGCATTATAGCTACTAACTTGCCGAAACGTGAAATGAAGCGACTTGTCATTTGAGGAGTTAACGAGATTTCTGGAACCAAGACAATTGCTGTTTTTCCTAATTTTAAAACATAATCAATCAGATGTAAGTAAACTTCTGTCTTACCAGACCCAGTTATCCCTTCTAATAAAAAAGGTTTATTATCCTGACCAATAGCTGCGCCCATTTCTGTCACTGCGTGTGCCTGCTGACTATTAAGCTTTAGAAATTGGCTACTATCTACTGCTTCAAAATAAGCATCACTTCGATTGATTTGAACCTCATAGACTTTGAGCAATTGATGCTCAACAAAATAGGTGACAATATCCCGAGAAAAAGAGTTTTGTAAGGCTGCAAGCTTACCATTTTCTGGATGCTCTATTAAAAAATTTTGTAGAGCTTGACGCTTTTTAGCTCTGTTAGAAATAACATGCCTTTGCAAAGCTTCTAAATCAGTCTGATACCACTTTTCCTTCTTGATCTTCTTACGGTCCTGAGCTAAGTAGGTCAGTTTTATTTTCCCTAATTTTATCAGAGATAAACTCATTTTTTCCTGTTCCTGACTAAGTTGCGAAGCCAGCACCTTAGTCTTTCCAGCAAAAATAAAAGCTTTTTCTTTTTCTGAAATCTTCTCTGTTGGGACTAGTTCCTTATCATAATGGGAATTTAAGAGATTAGGAATCATGGCCTTTAAGAGGCTAACCTTGTATGAAAAGACTGTCTCGCGCATAGCGTCAGCTAAAGCCAGCTGTTCTGAGTTCAAGACTGGCTCAGCATCTAGTAAGGAAACAATACTTTTTAAATCCGTTTTTTCTTCTTTTGTAAATCCAACAACAAACCCTTGCACCAATCGACTCCCTCGGCCGAAGGGAACATGAACCCTTGATCCAAGAGCTACTAACCCTTGTAATTCCTCTGGAATTCTATACGTAAATGGCTTATCTGTTTGCATTAAAGGAATATCAACAATAATTTGAGCCAATTTTTGCATTCTAGCGCCTTTCCGTTATCCTAATGCTATATAAAATATGAAAAAATCTAAGATTTTTAACCTTAGATTCTTTCACCTTCTTCTTCTTTTTCTTTTGCGATTTGTTCTTTAATTTTACGTTCTTCTTCTTCTCTAGCAAGACGATCAGCTTCAATTTTAGCTCTTACAGCTGCCCGTTTCGCAGACGGATCTGGATGGATAACAACATTTCCAGATTCAATTTCTTCTAATGCTTGTAAAGTTGATTTGACTGATTTAAAAGATTGAGTAGCCTTTGCACCTGCTTCTAATTCATGTGCTCTTTTAGCTTGCAAAATAACAAGGGAATATTTTGAAGGCACTTTGTCTAGTAAAGTATCAATGGAAGGTTTTAACATCATGTTTATAATCTCTTTTCTATAATCTTAACGGATAACTTTTGTTTCAGCTATCATTTTATCATACCGGCCAATAACTCGCTCCACGCGAAAATGTTCAGTTTCAATAATTCGCTTCACACGTTCAGCTGCAAGTGGAACATAATCATTAACAACAGCATAATCATACTCACGCATTAATGAGATTTCTTCCTTTGCTTTCTCAATTCTCTGTGCAATGACTTCTTGACTATCTGTTCCTCGACCGACCAAACGATCTTGTAACTCAGCCAAATCAGGTGGCGTCAAGAAAATAAAAACACCATCTGGCACTTTTGATTTTACTTGTAAAGCTCCTTGAACTTCGATTTCAAGGAAAACATCAATTCCTTTATCCAATGTTTCATTAACATAAGTTAAGGGAGTACCATAGTAGTTACCAACATACTCAGCATATTCTAGCATTTGGCCATTTTTTATGAGTTCTTCAAATTCTTCACGTGTACGGAAGAAATAATCAACGCCATCAACTTCACCTGGTCTTTGTGGACGAGTTGTCATTGAAACCGAATATTCAAACTTATGATCCGGTGTCGAGAAAATCTCCTGTCTAACCGTCCCCTTACCTACTCCAGATGGTCCTGAAAAGACGATCAACAAACCACGTTCAGACATTCTATTCTCCTTAAATATTGCTTTTTAATAGTTTATCAAAATAGCCTTCTTTTTTCAAGGCAATAATCATTAATATATCCTTATAAAAAGCAAAAAAGAGGAAAATCCTCTTTTTACTATTTAGCATAATCAATAGCTCGCATCTCGCGAATAACTGTAACCTTAATATTACCTGGGTAATCTAGGTTATTTTCAATCTTCTCACGAACTTTATGAGATAAAATAACCACTTCATCGTCTGAAACTTTTTCCGGTTGAACCATTATGCGAATTTCACGCCCAGCTTGCAAGGCAAAACTATTTTGAACACCTTCAAAGCTAGTAGCAATTTCTTCTAAATCTCGTAGGCGTTTGATGTAGTTTTCCATTGACTCGTTACGAGCTCCTGGACGTGCCGAACTCAGTGCATCTGCGGCGGCAACAATGACTGCAATGACAGATTCCGGCTCAACATCACCATGATGACTAGCAATAGTATTGACAACAACTGGATGCTCTTTGTATTTCCGAGCAAATTCCATTCCAATCTCAACATGGCTACCTTCCACTTCACGGTCAATAGCTTTGCCCATATCGTGTAAGAATCCTGCTCTACGCGCCAAGGCAACATTTTCACCAAGTTCACCAGCCAAAATACCCGCTAGTTTACCAACCTCTATTGAATGACGTAAAACATTTTGCCCATAAGAGGTCCTAAATTGTAAACGTCCCATAATTTTAATTAAATCTGGGTGAAGGTTTGGAGCCCCAATTTCATAAGCAGCTGCTTCACCGTACTCACGAATACGATTATCCATTTCAAGGCGATTTTTTTCAACCAGCTCTTCAATGCGAGCTGGTTGAATACGGCCATCAGAAATCAATGATTCCAGGGTCATCCTAGCAATTTCTCGACGGATTGGATCAAAACCAGAAAGGACCACAACTTCCGGAGTATCATCAATAATGACATCAATACCAGTTAAGCTTTCAAGCGTTCGAATATTTCGACCCTCACGACCAATGATACGCCCCTTCATATTATCATCAGGTAAATGAACGCTTGTAATTGTTTGTTCTGTTACGTATTCACCTGCCATACGCTGCATGGCTTGGGCTAATAAATCTTTTGCTGTCTTATCTGTTTTATCTTTAATTTCACGCTCTGCTTCACGAATCCTAGTTGCAATTTCATGAGACAAATTATTCTCTGTCTCCATCAAGATAACTTCACGTGCTTCAGCAATTGTCATAGCTCCAACACGTTGTAATTCAGCTTTTTTCTCTTCTTCTAATTTTTCAACTTCTGCTTGGCGCTCATCAATATGTTTAGATTTATCGGTCAGACTTTGTTCTTTACTATCAAGAACCTTTTCTTTACTTGATAAATTATCATCTTTTCGGTCAAGAGAAAAGGCACGCTCAGTAAGTCGTGTTTCTAACTGTTTTAACTCTTGTCTTTCAGATTTAAATTCTTGTTCAATTTCTTCACGATATTTTCTTGCCTCTTCTTTTGCTTCTAAAAGTAATTCTTTACGATTAGCCTTACTTTCACGCTCCGCTGATTTTCGAATATGATCGGCCTCGGCTTCAGCCTTACCTCTAATATTTACAGCATCTTGCTCAGCATTCAAAAGAGTCAAATCCGCATTTTCTTTCGCTGCTTTTAATTTCAATGAAATTAATGCGTAACCTATTATCAAACCAATGAGGGCACAAACAATTAATAAAACAATATTAATCATCTTTATACCTCAAATTTTATTAGTTTTCATTTATAGAAAGCCATAATTAATTTTATCATAAAAAGTACTTTTATACAATTTAAATAAGTCTGAAAACTTTATAAAGATAAAAGATTTTGTGGTATTATAGTAATAAAAATACAGAGGAGAATTTTATGGAAAAAGAAGTAATTGTTGAGAGTTTTGAACTAGATCACACTATTGTAAAAGCCCCTTACGTTCGTTTAATTTCCGAAGAATCAGGGCCTAAAGGAGATATTATTACCAACTTTGACGTTCGTCTCGTACAACCAAATCATAATTCAATTGAAACAGCTGGTCTCCATACCATTGAACATTTACTAGCTAAACTGATTCGCCAACGGATAGATGGCATGATTGATTGTTCACCATTTGGCTGTCGTACTGGATTTCACTTAATTATGTGGGGACAACCAACCGCCAACGACGTTGCTTTAGTGATTAAATCATCTTTAGAAGAAATCGCTCAAGGGATTACTTGGGAGGATGTCCCTGGTACCACAATTGAATCATGTGGCAATTACAAAGACCATAGTTTATTCGCTGCTAAAGAGTGGGCAAAATTAATTTTAGCTCAAGGAATTTCTGACGATGCATTTGAGCGTCACCTTGTTTAATATTATAAAAACTAGAAGTTTCTATGAGAGAAGCTTCTAGTTTTTCGTGGCATAGTAATTGCTAATGCCACTGCCTTAGTCACCATTCCCAGTAACCATCTGGTATTTCTTTTCAAATTGCTTGGCGAATTGCGTTAATCCAGTTGATAAGATAGTCATTCTGGTAACTATGATGACCATCAAGATCAGCACTTGCTACCGAACTACTTGAACCAGATTTCAGACTATTTTTAAGTTTTGGTTTAAGCAACCACTAGAAAATGGACATCATTATCAAGGGTATCTTTACCTCGCCAAGCCTGACCCCCTTCCTTGGAAACTTACCATATAGCAACCAATTGTTTTTTTAAAGTTTCCATCATACTATCTCTATGCCGTAATGATTCATTTGTCCTACAGTATCTATCAAATTACTTTTTAATTCTTCAATTTGACTCTCTGTTTGCGACTAACTAATAACAGTATACTTTAAACGATAAATTTCAAGTTTGTCTTTATAGTTGCAACTTAATGTCATACAAAAAGCACTCCAACCATTAGATTTTTGTCTAACTTTTGAAGTGCCATTCATAATGTAAATTTTTCCACCTAGGTTAAAAGGATGTTAATAATCTAGAGCATCCGCATGACCACTAGCATTACCAACAAAATAACCTGTCTTACAATTAATGGAGAACAAGTATGTTCCATCCGATTTGAACATATTGTAGTAGCCGTTGCCATTAATAATGTTGACTGGTTCTATATAGTAATTATTACCAGAAAAATAACCACGCGCTTGAGAAGTAGCAATTATTTTTTCTAACACACCTGGATTAAAAGCCCAAGAAGGATTATTACTATCTGCTATCGCTGCATTATTATAAGGAACACGCGAACGATCCCTCTGAAGTCCAGGAATATTAGCTAGAGAGCCACTAGGATAGGTAATCGCCGGCCCTTG
Coding sequences:
- the liaF gene encoding cell wall-active antibiotics response protein LiaF, which codes for MKKFQFFLLVECMLLAMGIMTILANNVTSFIFILVIILLALRFYNQDSRNNFLLTVSLLLLFLIFMLNPYIILAVLFGIIYVFINHFSQVKKKNRYALIRFSEEGIDVKQTKHQWIGSATYESDFYAFDDVNIIRVSGNDTIDLTNVIVTGQDNMVMIRKVFGNTKILVPIDVAVTLEVSSIYATISFLKTHEYDLRNESIKLGCDKSADSLKKVKIIVNTIAGNVEVNRR
- the pknB gene encoding Stk1 family PASTA domain-containing Ser/Thr kinase, whose amino-acid sequence is MIQIGKLFAGRYRILKSIGRGGMADVYLANDLILDNEDVAIKVLRTNYQTDQVAVARFQREARAMAELNHSNIVAIRDIGEEDGQQFLVMEYVDGADLKKFIQDNAPLTNNQVVRIMEEVLSAMTLAHQKGIVHRDLKPQNILLTKEGVVKVTDFGIAVAFAETSLTQTNSMLGSVHYLSPEQARGSKATIQSDIYAMGIMLYEMLTGHIPYDGDSAVTIALQHFQKPLPSIVDENPSVPQALENVVIKATAKKLSDRYATTFEMSRDLMTTLSYNRSREKKLIFDDGENTKPLPKVTPTLNTSPKSSPKVTTAPAKAAQASEQLKKPKKEKKRGRFLGTLFKILFALFVVGVAIFTFLILTKPANVKVPNLSGRDLQAAKADLQTLGFKVGNIEQVPSDEVAEGNVIETNPIAGTTKREGSKVDIIVSKGSSGFKVKDYVGDDYQKAMEDLMTTYGLKRKQIKIKRVIKDDYSKQDIVLNQSPNKGYFNPNGKTKFTLTVATTEIIGMPQLIGMTYKNAKLLLEEKGIDLNRVKVYQMNPDGTTTPVEPSADTLIAYQNPLLGGQVSLTDTGEISLYINSDSQHVPQSSSSSSSSTEASSESSTTSSGSSSTNSSSESSSGSSSTSTSTSTSTSTTSSNTGQ
- a CDS encoding Stp1/IreP family PP2C-type Ser/Thr phosphatase, yielding MKISLITDIGQKRSNNQDFINKFDNKKGITLVVLADGMGGHRAGNIASEMTVTDLGKEWVQTELTELSQIRDWLLTTIESENKRIYDMGQNEDYKGMGTTVEAVVLVENTAIFAHVGDSRIGLVTNGEYHLLTSDHSLVNELVKAGQITEEEATGHPQKNIITQSIGQASPVETDLGVKVLEKGDYLVINSDGLTNMVSNAEIVEIISKDISLEAKNQELVALANLRGGLDNITIALVHNESEDEE
- the rsmB gene encoding 16S rRNA (cytosine(967)-C(5))-methyltransferase RsmB, which gives rise to MANNWKTKARGKALLAIEDIFDNGAYSNIALNNQLSNQSIRDKDKGLITEIVYGTIAKKITLEWYLSHYVVDREKLDKWVYYLLLLSLYQILYLEKVPSHAIVNDAVDIAKNRGNKRGAEKYINAILRQVSTGSLPSLDSIKRKNKRYSIAYSVPTWLVKKLFEQFGDDRAIAIMESLSLHSKASIRVINPQRFDEIRDNLEAQPSPLAPTALTKATGHFASNAYFQEGAITIQDETSQLVAPTLAIKGNENILDACSAPGGKTCHMASYLTTGKITALDIHEHKLLLVRENAERLGVADKIETRVLDACKVHEVFERDSFDKILVDAPCSGIGLIRRKPDIKYNKDSQDLTALQSLQLEILSSVCQTVRKGGIITYSTCTIFDEENFQVIEKFLESHSNFEQVKLKHTQADIVKDGCILVTPEQYQTDGFFISQVRRIL
- the fmt gene encoding methionyl-tRNA formyltransferase; translation: MTKIIFMGTPQFSATVLEGIISEGSCEILAVVTQPDRAVGRKKEIRMTPVKELALKYDLPLIQPEKLSGSQELEEMIALCADGIITAAFGQFLPNKLLNAVDFALNVHASLLPKYRGGAPIHYAIMNGEKEAGVTIMEMVKEMDAGDMVAKASTPILDTDNVGTLFEKLAVIGRDLLLKTLPQYLSGNLKPIPQDHSQATFSPNITAEQEKLDFSQPARQIFNQVRGMNPWPVAHTILKGQRFKIYDVSVVEGQGHPGQIIEKTKKKLVIATGDGALSLHIVQPAGKPKMAIADFLNGVGRDLKVGDYFG
- a CDS encoding primosomal protein N', which produces MQKLAQIIVDIPLMQTDKPFTYRIPEELQGLVALGSRVHVPFGRGSRLVQGFVVGFTKEEKTDLKSIVSLLDAEPVLNSEQLALADAMRETVFSYKVSLLKAMIPNLLNSHYDKELVPTEKISEKEKAFIFAGKTKVLASQLSQEQEKMSLSLIKLGKIKLTYLAQDRKKIKKEKWYQTDLEALQRHVISNRAKKRQALQNFLIEHPENGKLAALQNSFSRDIVTYFVEHQLLKVYEVQINRSDAYFEAVDSSQFLKLNSQQAHAVTEMGAAIGQDNKPFLLEGITGSGKTEVYLHLIDYVLKLGKTAIVLVPEISLTPQMTSRFISRFGKLVAIMHSGLSDGEKFDEWQKIKNGQAKVVVGARSAIFAPLENIGAIIIDEEHESSYKQESNPRYHARDVALLRAQKHHAVLVLGSATPSIESRARASKGVYHFIELTQRANPHAQIPQVEIVDFRDYIGKQEVSNFTPYLIDKIKDRLTKKEQVVLMLNRRGYSSFIMCRDCGYVDTCPNCDISLTLHMDTKSMNCHYCGFQKAIPKTCPNCQSSSIRYYGTGTQKAYDELLQVLPEARILRMDVDTTRKKGSHEKLLSAFGRQEADILLGTQMIAKGLDFPNVTLVGVLNADTSLNLPDFRSSERTFQLLTQVSGRAGRAEKAGEVLIQTYNPRHYAIQLAKLQDYEGFYAYEMKMRQKMAYPPYYFTVGLVMSHQDEQEVIKKAYQVMTMLREGLTSNVKILGPTPKPIARTHNLFHYQIILKYRFEEKLEDTLNHILDWTQDKEQRELKVVIDHEPQNFM
- the rpoZ gene encoding DNA-directed RNA polymerase subunit omega, translated to MMLKPSIDTLLDKVPSKYSLVILQAKRAHELEAGAKATQSFKSVKSTLQALEEIESGNVVIHPDPSAKRAAVRAKIEADRLAREEEERKIKEQIAKEKEEEGERI